The Helianthus annuus cultivar XRQ/B chromosome 16, HanXRQr2.0-SUNRISE, whole genome shotgun sequence genome includes a window with the following:
- the LOC110916467 gene encoding uncharacterized protein LOC110916467: protein MNLLNQPLSWDPNLYGWNPSQNTDGMGSSQAFGSAQAFGSPLREPDVVPETQPEVPDTQPETQKGKGKAKRAHKKKVETNTRAKKNVITWEPEEEYALTRAFIDVSEDPVIANNQSKTVFWNRIRELFFELIGRGEEYRLPDSISGKWTDINKKCTNFQTVYQRLYSGWKSGSSDEDITQEGNTRPSKRSKTNESGEPETPTSDARNIGLNEEIPDDEPVEELPRPPGRKSRARKPESSSMSMRTDMSNAFSEINKRLQDIHELGNKRLEENREVTEIMRDRQWAHDFDFYSKPHDHLTGKALKMTLAQKERIEKKYNL from the exons ATGAATCTTTTGAACCAACCGCTATCATGGGACCCTAATCTCTACGGGTGGAACCCAAGTCAAAACACGGATGGGATGGGGTCGTCTCAAGCGTTTGGGTCGGCTCAAGCTTTCGGCTCCCCACTACGCGAACCCGATGTTGttccggagacgcaacccgaggTACCGGATACGCAACCGGAGAcgcaaaaaggaaaaggaaaagcaaAACGGGCACATAAAAAGAAGGTGGAAACCAACACCCGAGCGAAAAAAAATGTGATAACGTGGGAGCCCGAAGAGGAGTATGCGTTAACCCGCGCTTTTATCGATGTTTCGGAGGACCCGGTCATag caaacaatcaaagtaaaaCCGTATTTTGGAACCGAATACGAGAACTCTTTTTCGAGCTCATAGGTAGAGGAGAGGAATACCGCCTACCGGACTCTATATCGGGGAAGTGGACCGATATAAACAAGAAgtgcacaaactttcaaaccgtgTACCAACGCTTGTATTCCGGATGGAAAAGTGGAAGTAGCGATGAAGACATTACGCAAGAG GGAAATACACGGCCATCAAAGAGGTCCAAAACAAACGAGTCGGGTGAACCCGAAACGCCAACCTCCGACGCTCGAAACATCGGCTTGAACGAGGAAATTCCGGATGACGAGCCGGTGGAGGAGCTACCAAGACCGCCCGGAAGAAAAAGCCGGGCGAGAAAACCCGAGTCGTCGTCGATGTCTATGAGAACGGATATGAGTAACGCATTTTCGGAGATAAACAAGCGGCTTCAAGACATACACGAACTCGGTAACAAACGTTTGGAGGAGAACCGCGAAGTTACGGAGATTATGCGGGATCGACAATGGGCTCACGACTTT